CCCGGATACGCTCAAGCCCTAAGACCCTCATACACTCAAACCCTTGGTATATCCTTTACTTTCGAGTTCTTCACAGGTATACTCATATACTTCCTGAAACATAACGTCGAGATTTTTCTTGCTGAATAAGCTGAATTTCGTCATTTTGGGAGGGTCCAGAAAAATATCACAGGATTTAACTTTGGAATAAACCGATTTTGCAATTGCTAAATGGAGAATCCTGTCGAATTCCTTCATCAGGCTCATCTTTTTCAGTTCATCGTAGCTTATTGAGTTAACATGGGATGCAATTAGAAAATCACATTTGTCAATAATAGGTTCTATAGGAAGGTTGTCTAAAACTCCTCCGTCAACATATATTTTCTCACCTATTCTTACAGGAGGTAAAACAAAAGGGACACTTGATGAGGCCAGAAGTGGACCGAAAAGCTCGCCTTCCGAAAAGAAATCTACAATTCCATGGGTCATTTCTGTAGCTGTAACGTAAACAGGGATTTTCAGAATCTTAAAATCATTCTCAGGAAAATGATCATTAAAAAGTTTTAAGATGAAATTGGAGCTGAAAATACCATTTTTGGAAAGCTTCAGATAAGACCTTGAGAAAAATGTAGTGTACTTTACAATGTCCATCATCTCGTCCGGCGATTTTCCAAAGGAATAGAAGGCTCCTACAATAGAGCCGGCGCTGGTTCCTGAAATGATATGGGGTTTCAGATTGTATTCTTCAAGTGCTTTCAGTACTGCGATATGGGCAATCCCGCGCATACCTCCGCCGGAAAGTGTAAGGCCGATAACTGGTGGTGTCTTTTTTTTGAACGAGAATAAACCCATTGAAAACTATTAATCTCCACTAAGATACAAGAATTTTTGACATGCATCGAATAAGATGATGACTGCCGTATGGTTTACAGGACTAATTTTTTGGGTAAGTTGTGAAGAAGCTCAGTGTTGATAATCTCGGCACAGATCCCCGGTTTTTCCCAGTGTCCGTTGTGCCCGCAATCCAGAATATAAGATTTTATATTGGTTCTGTCCGGAAGATGTTTGATCATGGTATCTGTTTTTACGGCATTGTCGTGTTTTCCTGCCAATACTAAAATTTTAGCTTCCAGGTTTTCCATGATATGTTTTTTATCCGTTCTTTCCACCATACCTTTTACACAGGCAAGAGCGCCCATATTATTGGTAGAAAGAGCTGTTTCCAGTGCCGTTTCAATTTTTCCTTCCAGGATATCTCTTTCATTGGGGTTGAACAGATTCGGAACTCCGGCCCGGGCGTAATGGGCAAAAGCATCTTTGATAATCCTGTAACTTTTGATCCGTTGCTGTTTTTTCTCCTCATCGTCAGGGAAGTAAGTGGAAAAGAATAGGGTAAGACTTTTAAGGGCTTCCGGGTATTTTTCCGCAAAAGCCAGTGAGGTGTAGCCTCCCATTGAGTGACCTAAAAGGTGTATTTTAGTCAGATTTTCATAGTCTAAAACTTTTTTCACTTCATCAGCCATCAATTCCATCGTGTGAACCTCTGCTAAGATATCGGATTGCCCATGACCGGGAAGATCTATTTTCAGCAGTGAAAAATGATCGGAAAGATGAGGTTCCATATCACTCCAGATAGAAAGATTTTCCATAAAGCCGTGAAGCAGTACTAAAGTTTCTTTTCCGTTTCCTTTTCTTTCAAAGTTCAGCATAATCTCAGATGTTTCTTCAAATTTAAATAAAAAAAGAGCATTGTAAAAATGCTCTTTCATATTACTTGGTTAATTCGGTATAAACCTTCTTTTCCCAGGGTTTTATATCTGTAATGCCGTATCTTTCTTTTTTAGAGATCGCGATATTGTCCAGGATGTCTACAAAGTTCTTATAATTGGCTTCATCTGTCGGTTTTACAATAACAGTAAAGTTTTCAGGTATTGGTGCATTTCTATAAGCATCAGAAATGATTTTGGAAATTTTCACCCCGCTGAAATCT
The genomic region above belongs to Chryseobacterium shigense and contains:
- a CDS encoding patatin-like phospholipase family protein, whose protein sequence is MGLFSFKKKTPPVIGLTLSGGGMRGIAHIAVLKALEEYNLKPHIISGTSAGSIVGAFYSFGKSPDEMMDIVKYTTFFSRSYLKLSKNGIFSSNFILKLFNDHFPENDFKILKIPVYVTATEMTHGIVDFFSEGELFGPLLASSSVPFVLPPVRIGEKIYVDGGVLDNLPIEPIIDKCDFLIASHVNSISYDELKKMSLMKEFDRILHLAIAKSVYSKVKSCDIFLDPPKMTKFSLFSKKNLDVMFQEVYEYTCEELESKGYTKGLSV
- a CDS encoding alpha/beta fold hydrolase, which produces MLNFERKGNGKETLVLLHGFMENLSIWSDMEPHLSDHFSLLKIDLPGHGQSDILAEVHTMELMADEVKKVLDYENLTKIHLLGHSMGGYTSLAFAEKYPEALKSLTLFFSTYFPDDEEKKQQRIKSYRIIKDAFAHYARAGVPNLFNPNERDILEGKIETALETALSTNNMGALACVKGMVERTDKKHIMENLEAKILVLAGKHDNAVKTDTMIKHLPDRTNIKSYILDCGHNGHWEKPGICAEIINTELLHNLPKKLVL